Within Flagellimonas maritima, the genomic segment TTGTAGTATTCCCGTTTTTAATCTTCCATTTATATATTTCAATTAAGAATCAGACATCATCATAATCTATCTTTAAGGTAGAAGTAGTTGGATGTGCTTGACAAGTTAAGATCAATCCTTCGGCCACTTCACCATCCGTCAAAATCTGATTTTTGACCATTTCCGCTTTACCTTCCGTCACCCTCGCAATACAACTACTGCAAACACCGCCTTGGCATGAATAGGGAGCATCTATATTTTCCTCGAGAACGGCATCAAGGACCAATTCTTTTTTGTCCATGACTATGGAAAAAGTTTCATCATCGACCAGAACCTCAACTTTGGTTTTTCCCTCTAAATCTTCGGCCAACGTATCTTCAGCTTCGGTACTTGTAAAAAGCTCAAAAAAGATTTTTTCTTCGGATATGCCATTGTTTTTCAACGTATCGGATACTGCGGCAATCATCTCTTCGGGCCCGCACAGGTAAAATGCATTAAAAGTTATATCCTTAAATTTATTTTTAGTGATAAGGTTGACCGTTGAAGTCTCTATACGGCCAAATAGACAATCCGGTTCAGAAGAACGACTGTAAACCCATTGAATAAAAAACCGTTCGGCATATTTTTCCTGTAATTGCAATAAAGCATTACGATACATGGTCTCGTCTGGAGTTTGATTTCCAAAAACAAGAACAAAAGTGTTTTTAGCATTACTTTCCAATACTGTTTGGGCAATGCTCATGATAGGAGTGATCCCGCTACCCGCAGCAAATGCCATAACGTGCTCTGTAGTTTCGGATTTTTCAAAAATAAAGCGGCCTTCGGGCGGCATTACCTCTATGACATCGCCACTGGTCATGTGTTCATTGGCATAAACGGAGAATGTACCTTTTGGTACTTTCTTTATTCCTACCGTAAGTTTTCCCGATGATGGCGCGGAGGATATAGAGTATGCCCTACGTACTTCTTCACCGTTTACTTGATGTTTGAGTGTAATATACTGCCCAGCGGTAAAGACAAATGTGTCTTTTAGATTTTCTGGAATTTCTAAAGTGAGTGCTACTGAATTTGGTGTTAGGGAATCAACCGCGGCAATTTTTAATGCGTGAAAATCACTCATGAACTATCAATTTTTTTGCAAAATTACGGATTCGATCGATTTTGAAGGTTGAATTTTAAAAAAAGCACTTGATTTGTAACAAAACGATTACTTTAGTTACTAACCAAGCGAACAAAAGCCAACTATATGTTCAAACACTTCATCAACCTTCAGTGGAAATCCTTTTTTAGGTCCGCTTCCTTCAAAACAGAAATCTGGTTTAAAATTTTAATGGCCTTTGGGGCATTATATTTTATCGGTGTTTTTTTAAGTCTGGGAGTAGGTTCCTATTTTATTATCGAAGATTTAGGTTTGGGAGATCCGTTACGGGTGGTCAATCAGTTTATGATTTATTATTTGGCTTTTGATATGGTTTTTAGATATATGTTGCAGAAAATGCCTGTAACCAACATTAAACCATTGCTGTACTTACCTTTTAAAAAAAGTCAAGTGGTATATTATTCCTTGGGAAAAACCATAGTATCCTTTTTCAACTGGTCGCATGCTTTCTTTTTTGTACCCTTTAGCATTGTATTGTTGACAAAAGATTATGGCATTACAAATATTTTGGGATGGCATTTAGGACTTATGGCATTGATTTACTGCAATAACTTTATCAACGTATTGGTCAACAATAAAAATAATA encodes:
- a CDS encoding ferredoxin--NADP reductase, producing the protein MSDFHALKIAAVDSLTPNSVALTLEIPENLKDTFVFTAGQYITLKHQVNGEEVRRAYSISSAPSSGKLTVGIKKVPKGTFSVYANEHMTSGDVIEVMPPEGRFIFEKSETTEHVMAFAAGSGITPIMSIAQTVLESNAKNTFVLVFGNQTPDETMYRNALLQLQEKYAERFFIQWVYSRSSEPDCLFGRIETSTVNLITKNKFKDITFNAFYLCGPEEMIAAVSDTLKNNGISEEKIFFELFTSTEAEDTLAEDLEGKTKVEVLVDDETFSIVMDKKELVLDAVLEENIDAPYSCQGGVCSSCIARVTEGKAEMVKNQILTDGEVAEGLILTCQAHPTTSTLKIDYDDV